The following coding sequences lie in one Oncorhynchus kisutch isolate 150728-3 linkage group LG17, Okis_V2, whole genome shotgun sequence genomic window:
- the tardbpa gene encoding TAR DNA binding protein, like isoform X3, with protein MAELYIRVGEDENEEPMEIPSEDDGTVLLSTVAAQFPGACGLRYRSPASQCMRGVRLVEGILHAPENDWGSLVYVVNYPKDNKRKMDEMDAASAVKMKRGIDRTSDLIILGLPWKTSEQDLKDYFATFGEVIMVQVKRDVKTGNSKGFGFVRFTEYETQSKVISQRHMIDGRWCDCKLPNSKVFNQYAGPDEPMRNCKIFVGRCTEDITTDELRQFFMQYGEVTDVFIPKPFRAFAFVTFSDDQVASALCGEDLIIKGVSVHISNAEPKHNNINQLFSNFPGRSPSLAAMFDRTQYRYPSSHV; from the exons ATGGCAGAGTTGTACATTCGCGTGGGAGAGGATGAAAACGAAGAGCCAATGGAGATCCCATCTGAGGATGATGGCACTGTTTTGCTGTCAACAGTAGCAGCCCAGTTTCCCGGAGCGTGCGGCCTACGTTACAGGAGCCCTGCGTCTCAGTGCATGCGAGGCGTCCGTCTAGTTGAGGGCATCTTGCATGCACCTGAGAATGACTGGGGTAGTCTGGTGTACGTCGTCAACTATCCAAAAG ATAACAAAAGGAAGATGGATGAAATGGATGCCGCCTCTGCTGTAAAAATGAAGAGAGGTATTGATAGAACATCAGACCTCATTATCCTTGGGTTGCCATGGAAAACATCAGAGCAAGATTTGAAAGACTACTTTGCCACTTTTGGAGAAGTCATCATGGTGCAG GTCAAAAGAGATGTCAAGACTGGGAACTCAAAAGGGTTTGGCTTTGTTCGGTTCACTGAGTATGAGACTCAATCCAAAGTGATTTCTCAGCGACACATGATTGATGGAAGATGGTGTGACTGCAAACTACCAAACTCTAAGGTATTTAATCAATAT GCAGGGCCTGATGAGCCCATGCGCAACTGTAAAATCTTTGTTGGCCGCTGCACAGAGGACATTACCACTGATGAGCTCCGGCAGTTCTTCATGCAGTATGGCGAGGTCACCGACGTCTTCATTCCTAAACCCTTCCGGGCGTTTGCCTTTGTCACTTTCTCAGATGACCAG GTTGCCTCAGCATTGTGCGGAGAAGACCTGATCATCAAGGGTGTCAGCGTGCACATCTCCAACGCCGAGCCTAAGCACAATAATA TTAACCAACTGTTTTCGAATTTCCCGGGAAGAAGCCCCTCGTTGGCAGCAATGTTCGACCGAACTCAGTATCGGTACCCCTCTTCCCATGTGTAA
- the tardbpa gene encoding TAR DNA binding protein, like isoform X1 encodes MAELYIRVGEDENEEPMEIPSEDDGTVLLSTVAAQFPGACGLRYRSPASQCMRGVRLVEGILHAPENDWGSLVYVVNYPKDNKRKMDEMDAASAVKMKRGIDRTSDLIILGLPWKTSEQDLKDYFATFGEVIMVQVKRDVKTGNSKGFGFVRFTEYETQSKVISQRHMIDGRWCDCKLPNSKVFNQYAGPDEPMRNCKIFVGRCTEDITTDELRQFFMQYGEVTDVFIPKPFRAFAFVTFSDDQVASALCGEDLIIKGVSVHISNAEPKHNNSRQMMDRGAGGFGGQGYGGGRGGLPSSGSSGVNFGGFSLNPAMMAAALQSMLANQQGQTNVAGTAIAGQTSATGDQSQVYSSSSTSYSNPSAASLGWAAGTNSASGSGFSSGFGTMESKSSGWGM; translated from the exons ATGGCAGAGTTGTACATTCGCGTGGGAGAGGATGAAAACGAAGAGCCAATGGAGATCCCATCTGAGGATGATGGCACTGTTTTGCTGTCAACAGTAGCAGCCCAGTTTCCCGGAGCGTGCGGCCTACGTTACAGGAGCCCTGCGTCTCAGTGCATGCGAGGCGTCCGTCTAGTTGAGGGCATCTTGCATGCACCTGAGAATGACTGGGGTAGTCTGGTGTACGTCGTCAACTATCCAAAAG ATAACAAAAGGAAGATGGATGAAATGGATGCCGCCTCTGCTGTAAAAATGAAGAGAGGTATTGATAGAACATCAGACCTCATTATCCTTGGGTTGCCATGGAAAACATCAGAGCAAGATTTGAAAGACTACTTTGCCACTTTTGGAGAAGTCATCATGGTGCAG GTCAAAAGAGATGTCAAGACTGGGAACTCAAAAGGGTTTGGCTTTGTTCGGTTCACTGAGTATGAGACTCAATCCAAAGTGATTTCTCAGCGACACATGATTGATGGAAGATGGTGTGACTGCAAACTACCAAACTCTAAGGTATTTAATCAATAT GCAGGGCCTGATGAGCCCATGCGCAACTGTAAAATCTTTGTTGGCCGCTGCACAGAGGACATTACCACTGATGAGCTCCGGCAGTTCTTCATGCAGTATGGCGAGGTCACCGACGTCTTCATTCCTAAACCCTTCCGGGCGTTTGCCTTTGTCACTTTCTCAGATGACCAG GTTGCCTCAGCATTGTGCGGAGAAGACCTGATCATCAAGGGTGTCAGCGTGCACATCTCCAACGCCGAGCCTAAGCACAATAATAGTAGGCAAATGATGGATCGTGGGGCTGGTGGGTTCGGGGGTCAGGGCTATGGCGGTGGTCGTGGAGGGCTACCGAGCAGTGGCAGTAGCGGGGTGAATTTTGGGGGCTTTAGCCTTAACCCAGCCATGATGGCTGCCGCTCTGCAAAGTATGCTGGCTAACCAGCAGGGTCAGACCAATGTGGCAGGCACTGCCATTGCCGGGCAGACAAGTGCCACTGGAGATCAAAGCCAAGTCTATAGTTCTAGCAGCACCAGTTACAGCAACCCCAGCGCAGCTAGTCTTGGGTGGGCTGCAGGCACTAACTCTGCCTCTGGCAGTGGGTTCAGCTCTGGCTTTGGCACTATGGAGTCAAAGTCATCAGGTTGGGGAATGTAG
- the tardbpa gene encoding TAR DNA binding protein, like isoform X2, giving the protein MAELYIRVGEDENEEPMEIPSEDDGTVLLSTVAAQFPGACGLRYRSPASQCMRGVRLVEGILHAPENDWGSLVYVVNYPKDNKRKMDEMDAASAVKMKRGIDRTSDLIILGLPWKTSEQDLKDYFATFGEVIMVQVKRDVKTGNSKGFGFVRFTEYETQSKVISQRHMIDGRWCDCKLPNSKAGPDEPMRNCKIFVGRCTEDITTDELRQFFMQYGEVTDVFIPKPFRAFAFVTFSDDQVASALCGEDLIIKGVSVHISNAEPKHNNSRQMMDRGAGGFGGQGYGGGRGGLPSSGSSGVNFGGFSLNPAMMAAALQSMLANQQGQTNVAGTAIAGQTSATGDQSQVYSSSSTSYSNPSAASLGWAAGTNSASGSGFSSGFGTMESKSSGWGM; this is encoded by the exons ATGGCAGAGTTGTACATTCGCGTGGGAGAGGATGAAAACGAAGAGCCAATGGAGATCCCATCTGAGGATGATGGCACTGTTTTGCTGTCAACAGTAGCAGCCCAGTTTCCCGGAGCGTGCGGCCTACGTTACAGGAGCCCTGCGTCTCAGTGCATGCGAGGCGTCCGTCTAGTTGAGGGCATCTTGCATGCACCTGAGAATGACTGGGGTAGTCTGGTGTACGTCGTCAACTATCCAAAAG ATAACAAAAGGAAGATGGATGAAATGGATGCCGCCTCTGCTGTAAAAATGAAGAGAGGTATTGATAGAACATCAGACCTCATTATCCTTGGGTTGCCATGGAAAACATCAGAGCAAGATTTGAAAGACTACTTTGCCACTTTTGGAGAAGTCATCATGGTGCAG GTCAAAAGAGATGTCAAGACTGGGAACTCAAAAGGGTTTGGCTTTGTTCGGTTCACTGAGTATGAGACTCAATCCAAAGTGATTTCTCAGCGACACATGATTGATGGAAGATGGTGTGACTGCAAACTACCAAACTCTAAG GCAGGGCCTGATGAGCCCATGCGCAACTGTAAAATCTTTGTTGGCCGCTGCACAGAGGACATTACCACTGATGAGCTCCGGCAGTTCTTCATGCAGTATGGCGAGGTCACCGACGTCTTCATTCCTAAACCCTTCCGGGCGTTTGCCTTTGTCACTTTCTCAGATGACCAG GTTGCCTCAGCATTGTGCGGAGAAGACCTGATCATCAAGGGTGTCAGCGTGCACATCTCCAACGCCGAGCCTAAGCACAATAATAGTAGGCAAATGATGGATCGTGGGGCTGGTGGGTTCGGGGGTCAGGGCTATGGCGGTGGTCGTGGAGGGCTACCGAGCAGTGGCAGTAGCGGGGTGAATTTTGGGGGCTTTAGCCTTAACCCAGCCATGATGGCTGCCGCTCTGCAAAGTATGCTGGCTAACCAGCAGGGTCAGACCAATGTGGCAGGCACTGCCATTGCCGGGCAGACAAGTGCCACTGGAGATCAAAGCCAAGTCTATAGTTCTAGCAGCACCAGTTACAGCAACCCCAGCGCAGCTAGTCTTGGGTGGGCTGCAGGCACTAACTCTGCCTCTGGCAGTGGGTTCAGCTCTGGCTTTGGCACTATGGAGTCAAAGTCATCAGGTTGGGGAATGTAG